Genomic segment of Globicephala melas chromosome 7, mGloMel1.2, whole genome shotgun sequence:
aatatgcatGTACTGTATATAAATATATCGCGATCAGTTACAGCTTTGTATCATGTTCTGTCTCTTAGCATTGTATTGTtagcttatttttattatatcattaCAAATATCTATTAAGTGTATGGTATTTAATGGCTACATACTATTCCACCTcataaatatacaatatttatttagctACTCCTGCTCTATTGAATACGTAAGGGTTCTTCAAATTTTCCCACAAAGAATGCTGCAAATAACATTTCTCCCTACATTTCTTActgtttttctgaggatttatTTCTAGTATTTATTTCTAGTAAAATAATCATGTCAAAGGATCTGAATGAGTTTAAATGTTTTATCTTGCCAACTTGCTTTCCAGAAAAgtcatacacatgcacactcccatcAGCATTATAGAAATACTCCTCTCATAATATCCTCCTCGGTATTTAATCCTTGCTAATTTGATAGGTAAAAATAGtatctcatttctatttttgagttttaatcATATTGAATATTTCCCCACATAGCCGTGCCAACCAACTGTTGATTACTGGCATGTGGATTATCCACTACACAGTTTCAAATTAGCAAGTGggctttttcttgcctttcttcgAATTTTTAATTGTCTTTCCTTCACCATTAGCTACCACATAGCCAGGTAACGGAGCTActtttttatattaacatatgCGAAACAGAATTCGGAACATAAATCTGCTGCCCCCCGAAAAACGGTTTGGTATTcttcactcttttaaaatattcaaggcGTTGCTCTCTTCTGGCATTATTAACATAATTACGAGTAGATGAAAttgttaaaaaaagatttatttaatcCTATTTCAGAAAAAAGAAGCCAGTTGTAAAATCAATTGCTAGAATTCCAAATCGGAGTGTATTCAACTCTGGTAAGACCATGGGATTCCCATGGCAAATTAAGGTTTTTCTGAACTGCCAACTGAAATACTCAAGGAACCTGCCTTCCAACTTCATGTGGTTCTGTATTTTGGAGAGAAGCTGCTTCTCAAGTGAAGCTACTCTTGAGGAGAGATTTAATCGCACCAGTCACTCTTCTTCACAGATCATTCCCAGCTCCCCAGACCGACCCGCTCAATGACCCAGATCAGATGAGTGAAGACAAGCGCCACTCGCAGGGCACGTTCACCAGTGACTACAGCAAGTATCTGGACTCCAGGCGCGCCCAGGATTTTGTGCAGTGGTTGATGAACACCAAGAGGAATAAGTAAGAGTCTGAACCTGATCAGAAATTTGCACACAAATGTATTACTTAAATATGTCTAAAATTCCTCCTGACTTTCTTAAGTTATTGTGCCTATCAAATAGTGCCCATAAGCTCTTTCAATTTTGATGATTTTCAAGGTTGGTGATGCTATCCTTCATAATGTGCCTCTGAATGTCCCACCCCTCATCCCTCCAAAACTCTTACCCGCCCTCCAATGGGACATAGAATTTAAATTTTCCCAACTGTGGTCTTAGCAATGTTCACTTCATgcccattttcctttaaaattgaaAGCTGACTTTTGTGGACCTGCAAGATTAGAAATCTAATCCTGACCAAAAGATAAGAGCAAATTCAACATTCCCTTGTAGGATTCAAACTCATGACTATGATCACAAAGTATCCTCTAGCCAAGTTAGTCATGGTAAGGAATGGAAACAGATGCAGTCTTTTTCTTGTAGAATACAATCcaagataaacatttaaaattacagtcTAGCTGCACAGCATAAAGAGAGAAGAAGGTATATAAGAACACAAGCCTATCGCAAGGCATACATTTTAATGCTGGATTTCCTTTGACAgtttcggggttttttttttgtttattttttgctgcatccaGGCTACTGGACGAAATCAGCTGCAAGAGTTTCACAGGGATGGTGGAATTTCACAATTACTTTGGAGGGTGACCCACAAGGGGAAGGGAGTTATACACACAAAGTAGCTGAAGGAATCTAAAAATCAGGAAAAGGGAATAAATTTGTCCAGATAGAATGGAGAAGGGGGACAGAGTGAGACGAGCcagcaagaagaataaaaaagagctGTTGACCAAAAATCCTTAAACTGGAGAGTACAGGAAAGATGGTAGTCATGGTCAGAGAAGACACTGCGAGAAGTCCTCGTTAAGGATTACAAATGAAGCCACTGGTGAAATGGGAGAAAtcacatatttgaaaaaatgCAAACAACTATGTTCATTTCTAGAAAGAGAATGCCATGACTTGGTAAACTAATGTAAAACAATCCTAGCTCCCAGGCAGTTTCTGTTGTGTTTAAGATGAAACCTTCCAGGGCTAATATATGATGGAGCAACTGACCGTCTATCTGGTCAACCACCTCCACAGAGCACAGTACACATTTGAGGGTGATACGGGGTCATCTTCTTAGCTTTCCTCACTGCTAGCCCATCACACATTTCCTTTAATCCAATATCATGTGGTCTTTTGATGACATTTTGAGATGCACCTTTGCTTTCCCTTGATTCAGTTAACTAACTCTGACCCCATATGTACTAATGACAAGCTGCTGCTTTGTTTGCAGGTAGCATAGCACAGTGGATAGCCCCCATACATTGAGATGGAAGAAAATGCTGCTTTAATAGTCAATGGCACAGATAAGCAGGGCAGGTGAAAATGGGTCACTAGGTGGAGTGAGGGAGCTTAGCTCCCCATAATTTTTATTAGCCCCCCATCAACCTTCACTCCAGATAATTAATGTAGCTTCCAGACAAGTCCTCTACCCACCCTCATCTCTCAAAACCACACAGAATCCCGAACCCAAAGCTGCCACTGCTTGCTTATAGGTGAGAATCATATTTCTAAAGAGACAGATCTTCAATTTAACTTTCACATTTCTTTCAGGAATAACATTGCCAAACGTCACGATGAATTTGAGAGACATGCTGAAGGGACCTTTACCAGTGATGTAAGTTCTTATCTGGAAGGCCAAGCCGCCAAGGAATTCATTGCTTGGCTGGTGAAAGGCCGAGGAAGGCGAGAGTAAGTCTGTACATTCTTattcaacttttctttctttttttttttttttgcttgatgtGAAAAACTTAGAATACGGTTATCTATATATGGATCTGCCTTACAGAAGCCATTAGTATAGTCTGACAGAGTAAAGAAATAACTCCTGTTGGTGGGAGACAATTTACAAAAGTCTCATCTGTTTTATCTCTGTTAGCAAGTATTAATAGAGTCAAACAGGTTACTTTTTATCCCCCATTATAGTTGTATTATAATTAGGGTATTAATTTGCCAATCCAGGACACTTTTGAGAATAAACAGAGTGCTTTTGATAACTACACCAGGAAAATAAGCTTAAACTAGGACTGTCCAGGAAAACTAGGGATAAacgaaaagaagaaataatgcagaaaacttagtttcactttaaatatttacataatttatgtGTTAGTAAGTAATGTGTTAGTAAGTATTGAGGTAAAAATGTGATAAAGACTGAAAGGAATTAAACTTAAGACGCTTAATGAAATGACATTCAAAATACAGATATGTGGCAACACCCATATATTTAACAACGTGCCCATTTTTTAGGGACTGTCATAAAGATAACCATTAAATTATCACAGCTGAAAATACGCCCAAGAACTTTAGGTACTTTCTTGGATCTTACCACAACCAGTCAGACCCCTGAACCATCCTGTTTTCTTGTGACCATTTTGATTGACATTTGAATTATGAGAAGCAGGAAATTCATGTTccactctatttttatttttagtgagacTTTAAAGAGCTCTCGAGGCAAAAGGGAACTAGTAttgttgctgatttttaaaacattaacaatcaaatttacaaaatcaatgggaaaataGTTACACAATCAAGTTTACAAAATCAGTGGGAAAATAGTCACTTACACTTGAGGCTATTTTATAGTGTTTTAAAGGCATACCAAAAATTCTGCTAAATAAATCAATCGAAGAGAAAATCTGATATAGACTAAGGTTTAATCCCTTAATACTGCACTTGGCAAGGCTGTTTTGATAATCACTAGTTTTATAggctagaatatatttttatgaattataaACAAATTAATAGTCTCAATAATAACTTCTGTGTTGGCAATACACTAAAATCTTTGAAGCAGCTGGAATATGGAAAAGGCCTTAGTTTCAGGTCCCAGCTCTGCGCTATTCTACCTAATCCCTTTCTGATATGCAAGTTTCTATGAGGCTTTTCGTGATAGGCCCTCTGTAAATAGAAacatatggttttctcagcgatGCTTACACATGTTACAGTGATAGGCaaccaataagcatttatttgaaACGTTTAACCAAGTACTGATTTTACCTCTCTTTTTCTCAGTTTCCCAGAAGAAGTCACCATTGTTGAAGAACTCCGCCGCAGACACGCCGATGGCTCTTTCTCTGATGAGATGAACACAGTTCTCGATAATCTTGCCACTCGAGACTTTATAAACTGGTTGCTTCAGACAAAAATTACTGACAGgtgatttattttagtttattctgAAAACCATCAACACTTTCATAAATATTATCATACTGCTACAGGTTGTTCCTATGTGGGGAGAGAGTCTTTACTCTCTTGATATATAATCAAAATTATAATCATTCAAGAgtacattattatatttgttttctgtcattacaattttatccattcactcatttattccaaACACATTTCCTGAGTGTCAATAAGGGACAAGGCATTCGGAACACATTGCAAATTGCTGTGTATGTTGAAATTTTAGCACAAAGTAAAATGCCAGTATATATGGTATTAAATACTTAATGTAATAAGCATAgcagtaaaaatttaaatgccaAAAGTAACCACTTATCTTGGTAGGTTGTAATTGc
This window contains:
- the GCG gene encoding pro-glucagon produces the protein MKSIYFVAGLLVMLVQGSWQRSLQDTEEKSRSFPAPQTDPLNDPDQMSEDKRHSQGTFTSDYSKYLDSRRAQDFVQWLMNTKRNKNNIAKRHDEFERHAEGTFTSDVSSYLEGQAAKEFIAWLVKGRGRRDFPEEVTIVEELRRRHADGSFSDEMNTVLDNLATRDFINWLLQTKITDR